From the Solibacillus sp. FSL R5-0449 genome, one window contains:
- a CDS encoding ABC transporter ATP-binding protein, with the protein MQPILSVEKIEKYYGNKGNITKAIDNISFTVNEGEFLGIMGPSGSGKTTLLNCISTIDQVTTGKIIINNQDITTLKKKGLEAFRCDELGFIFQDFNLLDTLTAYENIALALTIQKREAMEIDQLIKDVAEKLDITGILSKFPFQLSGGQKQRVACARAIVTEPSLILADEPTGALDSKSSRLLLDSFEKLNKEYQSTILMVTHDSFTASYANRILFIKDGRIFNELVRGNDTRKEFFNKIIEVVTLLGGDVGNVL; encoded by the coding sequence ATGCAACCGATATTAAGCGTAGAAAAAATCGAAAAATACTACGGAAACAAAGGCAATATTACAAAAGCGATCGATAATATTAGCTTTACCGTAAATGAAGGCGAGTTTTTAGGAATCATGGGACCTTCAGGGAGCGGAAAGACAACGCTTCTGAATTGTATTTCGACAATTGATCAGGTGACAACTGGCAAAATTATAATCAATAATCAGGATATTACAACATTAAAGAAGAAAGGGCTCGAAGCATTCCGATGTGACGAGTTAGGTTTTATCTTTCAGGATTTTAATCTGCTGGATACGCTGACAGCTTATGAAAACATTGCTTTGGCTTTGACGATTCAAAAAAGAGAGGCAATGGAAATCGATCAACTTATTAAAGATGTTGCGGAAAAGCTTGATATTACGGGCATCCTTAGTAAATTTCCATTTCAACTGTCAGGTGGGCAAAAACAAAGGGTCGCATGTGCCAGAGCGATTGTAACGGAGCCTTCCCTCATCTTAGCCGATGAACCAACAGGTGCACTCGATTCAAAATCATCACGATTATTGCTGGATTCTTTTGAAAAACTGAATAAAGAATACCAGTCAACAATTTTGATGGTTACCCACGACTCGTTTACTGCAAGTTATGCCAATAGAATATTGTTTATAAAAGATGGTCGGATCTTTAATGAGCTCGTGCGCGGAAATGATACGAGAAAGGAATTCTTCAATAAAATCATTGAAGTGGTGACTTTACTTGGAGGCGATGTCGGCAATGTTCTCTAA